AGCTTCTAGCAAGCTTATACTAGAGAAATAGGACTGAATATTAGTATTACTAGCTTGTTCAAGGAGAACTAGGGCTAGATATTACTTATGGCCTGCATATTACTGATGATGAACCATAATTATATTGATGTAGGTGGAGACACACCCAGGAGGGACCCGGTGGAACCCGACACAAGAACAGATAGGTATACTGGAGATGCTGTATAGAGGAGGAATGAGAACTCCCAATGCCCAACAAATAGAACAAATCACGGCACAGCTAGGCAGATATGGCAAGATCGAAGGAAAGAACGTGTTTTACTGGTTCCAAAACCACAAAGCCCGCGAAAGGCAAAAGCAGAAGCGCAACAGCCTTGGTCTAAGCCATAGTCCGAGAACCCCAGGCACCATCACCTCTATATCTTTGGATTCGATGGTATGTATTCAGTAGGTAATCAAGgttcttttctttttaaataaattcTACTAGATTTCTTTGAAAGCAGAAGCTGGTTTTGATTGAGGAGTGTATAAATTTACACAGGGAGAAGTTGAGAGAGACGAAGACAGTCCATACAAGAGAAAGTGCAGGAGCTGGGCATTTGAGTGCCTAGAATTAGAAGAAATAAGGTCATGTAGAGAGGAAGGAGATAGAACTCTGGAGCTTTTCCCATTGCACCCGGAAGGCAGATGATGGGGTTTGAAAAAATTTCTAATTCATCAACTCTGTTTCATTTGTGATCATGAACTACTGCTTGATGtgcttttctttctttatttctaCCGTTGTTTCGAGAAAAAAGAAAGACAAGATGTCTCTGTGTACT
This is a stretch of genomic DNA from Hevea brasiliensis isolate MT/VB/25A 57/8 chromosome 12, ASM3005281v1, whole genome shotgun sequence. It encodes these proteins:
- the LOC131171277 gene encoding WUSCHEL-related homeobox 4-like; this translates as MGSMKVHQLARGFWEHEPSLSLGCKRLRPLAPKLANTDSVASFDLKSFIRPESGPRKLGSSDEKKDSHQVETHPGGTRWNPTQEQIGILEMLYRGGMRTPNAQQIEQITAQLGRYGKIEGKNVFYWFQNHKARERQKQKRNSLGLSHSPRTPGTITSISLDSMGEVERDEDSPYKRKCRSWAFECLELEEIRSCREEGDRTLELFPLHPEGR